The Desulfurellaceae bacterium genome includes a region encoding these proteins:
- a CDS encoding AAA family ATPase — protein MSSAVVENLDLLLDVLPAEIRDALIDESGLENLLEVILDLGRQPEARYLDKTRFLLNAPVSHDDIAFTVSRVGMFTHDNRAGIPRTLHRISAIRNRTGEAIGLTCRVGRAVFGTVRIVKDLVTEDKKSILLLGPPGVGKTTLLREAARVLADEADKRVIVVDTSNEIAGDGDIPHSGIGRARRMQVPSPNLQHQVMIEAVENHMPEVIVVDEIGTEAEANAARTIAERGVRLIATAHGSELENLIQNPTLADLIGGIQSVTLGDMEARRRGTQKTVLERKAPPTFDVLIEIHDRSHFAIHPEVTAAVDGFLRGRPPAVERRTRLDDGQIEVRPAEPTPEPLDPALDASPYQATPGKPLRIFPYGVNRHRLEQAIRDLNAPARLVPQANQADVVLTVKGQLKRQPKELRLLVSHGLPLYTLRSATLVQMGKFLRDQLAAAFPEDQAALNEAEAIVEQVLEHKRALELSPQIPRLRRLQHELVKSYGLRSKSEGEDPFRRLVVYPNGG, from the coding sequence ATGTCTTCGGCAGTGGTGGAAAACCTCGACCTCTTGCTTGATGTTCTGCCGGCCGAAATACGCGACGCTCTGATCGACGAGTCCGGCCTCGAGAACCTGCTCGAAGTCATCCTCGACCTCGGACGCCAGCCCGAGGCCCGCTACCTCGACAAGACCCGCTTCCTGCTCAACGCGCCGGTCAGCCACGACGACATCGCCTTTACCGTCAGCCGGGTCGGCATGTTCACCCACGACAACCGGGCCGGCATTCCGCGCACCCTGCACCGCATCTCGGCCATCCGCAACCGGACCGGAGAAGCCATCGGTCTCACCTGTCGGGTCGGCCGGGCGGTTTTTGGCACGGTGCGGATTGTCAAGGATCTGGTCACCGAAGACAAAAAGAGCATCCTGCTGCTCGGCCCGCCCGGGGTGGGCAAAACGACCCTGCTGCGCGAGGCCGCCCGGGTTCTGGCCGATGAGGCGGACAAGCGGGTCATTGTGGTCGATACCTCAAACGAGATTGCCGGCGACGGGGATATCCCGCACTCCGGGATCGGCCGGGCGCGCCGCATGCAGGTGCCCTCGCCCAATCTGCAGCACCAGGTCATGATTGAGGCGGTCGAAAACCACATGCCCGAGGTCATTGTGGTTGATGAGATCGGGACCGAGGCCGAGGCCAACGCGGCCCGCACGATTGCCGAACGAGGCGTGCGGTTGATTGCCACGGCCCACGGCAGCGAACTGGAGAATCTGATCCAAAACCCAACCCTGGCCGATCTCATCGGCGGCATACAGTCCGTCACCCTGGGCGATATGGAGGCCCGGCGGCGCGGGACCCAGAAAACGGTCCTGGAACGTAAAGCCCCGCCAACCTTCGACGTGCTGATCGAAATCCACGACCGGTCGCACTTTGCGATTCATCCCGAGGTAACGGCTGCGGTGGACGGCTTTTTACGCGGCCGCCCACCTGCGGTCGAGCGACGTACCCGGCTCGACGACGGCCAGATTGAGGTTCGTCCGGCCGAGCCCACGCCGGAGCCTCTCGATCCAGCTCTGGACGCTTCACCCTACCAGGCTACGCCGGGCAAACCGCTCCGCATCTTTCCCTACGGAGTGAACCGTCATCGCCTGGAACAGGCCATTCGTGACCTGAACGCCCCGGCCCGGCTCGTCCCCCAGGCCAATCAGGCCGATGTCGTGCTCACCGTCAAAGGCCAGCTCAAACGCCAACCCAAGGAACTGCGCCTGCTCGTCAGCCACGGCCTGCCGCTGTATACCCTGCGTAGCGCTACGCTAGTCCAGATGGGCAAGTTTCTGCGCGATCAGCTGGCCGCCGCCTTCCCCGAAGATCAGGCCGCCCTGAATGAGGCCGAAGCCATTGTGGAGCAGGTTCTGGAACACAAGCGGGCGCTCGAACTCTCGCCCCAGATCCCCCGCCTGCGACGCTTGCAGCACGAGTTGGTGAAAAGCTACGGCCTGCGCTCCAAGAGCGAGGGTGAAGACCCGTTTCGGCGCCTGGTCGTCTATCCGAACGGAGGGTAG
- a CDS encoding long-chain fatty acid--CoA ligase, protein MTTTSLATMVLDRAERHPSRRVFQCKRREQWEDLSWQQLADQIVSAAHGLAALGFKTGDRLALLAENQPEWPIMDLACLYLGGVDVPLYLSSPGQDLAYILKDSGASFIAVSGRGQLDKIRRIAPDLPDLSHVVVLDPEDQPFDPGPLTGCRFAELLALGEQQSDRRQPVPDPGLATIIYTSGTTGFPKGVMLSHRNMLSNVHDAPQVLPLTADDVSLSFLPLSHGFERTTGLYTPLSVGGSIAYGGGTVSLLRDLAEVRPTVLCCVPRVLELVYRRVLGERESAGFPKRQLLDWALGLGKSVGTRRVEDQAIPPLHQLQLQLIDRLVFQKLRHTLGGRIRFLVSGGAPLNAEIARFFYGIGITVYEGYGLTEAGPVISCNRPGQTRLGTVGLALPQVEVKIDADGEICARGPNIMDGYYQRPEDTVAVLDADGWLHTGDVGTIDGDGFITITDRKKDLIITDSGENIAPQPIEGALKQDPLIEEACLIGDKRPFVTALLVPNQALVETLARKNGVSGDWQTVLSHQTVQGLFRDRVNALNKTLPTPARIRQFRVLDQPFSQDRGELTPTMKIRRRHVLETRQEQIEAMYPTPGPSASVSC, encoded by the coding sequence ATGACAACCACCTCTCTTGCCACCATGGTCCTGGACCGAGCCGAGCGCCACCCTTCCCGCCGCGTTTTTCAGTGTAAACGTCGCGAGCAGTGGGAAGACCTCTCGTGGCAGCAGCTGGCCGACCAGATCGTCTCCGCCGCCCACGGCCTGGCAGCTCTGGGCTTCAAGACCGGGGATCGTCTGGCCCTGCTGGCCGAGAACCAGCCCGAATGGCCGATCATGGATCTGGCCTGCCTGTACCTGGGCGGCGTCGATGTACCGCTGTACCTGTCCAGCCCCGGCCAGGACTTGGCCTATATTCTCAAGGATTCCGGCGCCAGCTTCATTGCCGTGTCCGGCCGCGGCCAGCTCGACAAGATCCGACGCATCGCCCCCGACCTGCCCGACCTGTCGCACGTCGTTGTCCTCGACCCCGAGGACCAGCCGTTCGACCCCGGGCCGCTCACTGGCTGCCGTTTTGCCGAACTGCTGGCGCTCGGCGAGCAACAGTCCGACAGACGCCAGCCGGTACCCGACCCTGGGCTGGCGACGATCATCTACACCTCGGGCACGACCGGTTTCCCCAAGGGCGTCATGCTGAGCCACCGCAACATGCTGAGCAATGTGCACGACGCGCCCCAGGTGCTGCCGCTGACCGCAGACGATGTGTCGCTGTCTTTCTTGCCTCTGTCGCACGGGTTTGAGCGCACGACCGGGCTTTACACGCCGCTGTCGGTTGGCGGCAGCATCGCCTACGGCGGCGGAACGGTCAGCCTGCTCAGGGACTTGGCCGAGGTCAGACCGACGGTCTTGTGCTGTGTGCCGCGCGTGCTGGAGCTGGTCTATCGCCGCGTCCTCGGCGAGCGGGAAAGCGCCGGCTTTCCCAAGCGGCAGCTGCTGGACTGGGCGCTGGGCCTGGGCAAGTCGGTCGGCACCAGACGGGTGGAGGACCAGGCGATTCCGCCCCTGCACCAGCTGCAACTCCAGCTCATCGACCGTCTCGTGTTTCAGAAATTACGCCACACGCTGGGCGGACGAATTCGCTTTCTGGTCTCGGGCGGGGCGCCGCTCAACGCCGAGATCGCCCGCTTCTTTTATGGCATCGGCATCACCGTGTATGAAGGCTACGGCTTGACCGAAGCCGGGCCTGTCATCTCGTGCAACAGGCCGGGCCAGACCCGTCTTGGCACGGTCGGCCTCGCCCTGCCGCAGGTCGAGGTCAAAATCGACGCCGATGGCGAGATCTGCGCCCGCGGCCCGAACATCATGGACGGCTATTATCAACGCCCCGAGGACACCGTAGCCGTCCTTGACGCCGACGGATGGTTGCATACGGGTGACGTGGGGACCATTGACGGCGACGGCTTCATTACCATCACCGACCGCAAAAAGGATCTGATCATCACCGACTCGGGCGAGAATATCGCGCCCCAGCCGATCGAGGGTGCCCTCAAACAGGACCCGCTGATCGAAGAAGCCTGCCTCATCGGTGATAAACGGCCGTTTGTCACCGCCCTGCTCGTCCCTAACCAGGCCCTGGTCGAGACCCTGGCACGCAAGAACGGCGTATCGGGCGACTGGCAGACCGTTCTCAGCCACCAGACCGTCCAGGGCCTGTTCCGCGACCGGGTGAACGCCCTCAATAAAACCCTGCCGACCCCGGCCCGCATCCGCCAGTTCCGCGTCCTCGACCAGCCCTTTTCTCAGGACCGGGGAGAGCTGACGCCAACCATGAAGATCAGACGCCGTCACGTCCTGGAAACCCGCCAGGAGCAGATTGAAGCCATGTACCCCACCCCCGGTCCGTCCGCGTCCGTCTCGTGCTAG
- a CDS encoding ankyrin repeat domain-containing protein, with the protein MNITRWILLVGAGVLVLVWLEVRKPSSEPAPLAHEAAFFDAAGSGDVATLESMLNGGVDVNVRDDSFGHTALIIASRRGHLPVVELLLAKGADVNVADNYGNTALRWALRTNRGESQAIIRRLRQAGAVEPGQAAHVAQGLVRLVGSVADTPVPGRGTA; encoded by the coding sequence ATGAATATCACACGATGGATCTTGTTGGTCGGTGCCGGAGTGCTGGTGCTGGTGTGGCTCGAAGTGAGAAAGCCGAGCAGCGAGCCGGCGCCGCTGGCCCATGAGGCGGCCTTCTTTGACGCGGCCGGCTCGGGGGATGTAGCTACTCTGGAGAGCATGCTCAACGGCGGGGTGGACGTGAACGTCAGGGACGACAGCTTCGGCCATACGGCGCTGATTATCGCCTCACGCCGGGGGCATCTGCCGGTGGTCGAACTGCTGCTGGCCAAAGGAGCGGATGTCAATGTCGCGGATAATTACGGCAATACGGCCCTGCGCTGGGCGCTGAGAACCAACCGGGGCGAGTCCCAGGCCATTATTCGGCGGCTCAGGCAGGCCGGGGCGGTCGAACCCGGCCAGGCTGCGCATGTTGCGCAGGGTCTGGTTCGCCTGGTAGGGTCGGTGGCCGACACGCCCGTGCCTGGGCGCGGGACAGCCTGA
- a CDS encoding acetyl-CoA acetyltransferase produces the protein MSAPVYVLGGYQTDFARNWMKEGQTIVEMITESVSEGFKAAGLEPQEVDVAHVGNFAAELYCKQGHLGAFLAEIDPALSGIPTSRHEAACASGSVSMLMASAEIEAGRYDLALIVGVEQMKTVDPATGGDFLGTAAWYDQEAKGVAFAFPKLFGQLGDVYEGRYGLKEEHLTRIAEINYANARRNPQAQTRGWFPDESQDLSSGKYVNPVAGRLRVRDCSQVTDGASSIFLASEAFAEKYADRHGLSVDRIPRLLGWGHHTAPIKFDTKIAESRDNPYVLPHTRQAIVDAFQRAELPDAWSVQGIETHDCFTTSEYMAIDHFGLTQPGESWKAVEEGVIEFGGKLPINASGGLIGCGHPVGATGVRQALDAYKQVSEQAGDYQIDGAQKIATLNIGGSGTTSVALVIGR, from the coding sequence ATGAGTGCACCGGTTTACGTGTTGGGCGGATATCAGACCGATTTTGCCCGCAACTGGATGAAAGAAGGCCAGACGATTGTCGAGATGATCACCGAGTCGGTCTCCGAAGGTTTCAAAGCGGCCGGGCTTGAGCCCCAGGAGGTGGATGTCGCCCACGTCGGGAATTTTGCCGCCGAACTGTACTGCAAGCAGGGCCACCTGGGCGCCTTTCTGGCCGAGATCGACCCCGCGCTGTCCGGCATTCCGACCTCGCGCCACGAAGCCGCCTGCGCCTCCGGGAGTGTGTCGATGCTGATGGCCTCGGCCGAGATTGAGGCCGGTCGCTACGACCTGGCGCTGATCGTCGGGGTGGAACAGATGAAAACGGTCGATCCTGCCACGGGCGGCGATTTCCTGGGTACCGCAGCCTGGTACGACCAGGAGGCCAAGGGCGTGGCGTTTGCCTTTCCCAAGCTGTTCGGGCAGCTGGGCGACGTGTATGAGGGCCGCTACGGTCTGAAAGAAGAACACCTGACCCGGATCGCTGAGATTAACTACGCCAACGCCCGCCGTAATCCGCAGGCCCAGACCCGGGGCTGGTTTCCGGACGAAAGCCAGGATCTGTCTTCGGGCAAATATGTCAATCCGGTCGCCGGACGGCTGCGGGTGCGCGACTGCTCCCAGGTGACGGATGGAGCCAGTTCGATTTTCCTGGCCTCGGAAGCCTTCGCCGAAAAATATGCCGACCGCCACGGCCTGTCCGTAGACCGTATCCCGCGCCTGTTGGGCTGGGGCCATCACACCGCGCCGATCAAGTTCGACACCAAGATCGCCGAGAGCCGGGACAATCCATACGTCTTGCCCCACACCCGCCAGGCGATTGTCGATGCCTTTCAGCGGGCCGAGTTGCCGGATGCCTGGAGTGTCCAGGGCATCGAGACCCACGACTGCTTCACCACCTCGGAGTATATGGCAATTGACCACTTTGGCCTGACCCAGCCCGGAGAGTCGTGGAAGGCGGTGGAAGAGGGCGTGATCGAGTTCGGCGGCAAGCTGCCCATCAACGCCAGCGGCGGCCTGATTGGCTGTGGGCATCCAGTTGGTGCGACCGGCGTCCGTCAGGCGCTCGACGCCTATAAGCAGGTGTCAGAACAGGCCGGCGACTACCAGATCGACGGCGCCCAGAAGATTGCGACGCTGAACATCGGCGGCTCGGGCACGACCAGCGTGGCGCTGGTCATCGGTCGCTAG
- a CDS encoding alpha/beta hydrolase, translating to MPHIQRNGVNVYYESHGQGTPIVFLHPFSTNGNIWYFQTYTFAQEYQCVTIDHRGHGRSDKPEQGYAMGEMAADVAAVLDQLKIDTAILVGNSIGGMIAMQFNLDFPDRVLANVIVSSGTNMSAGMPPEAGQAFQDDLTGAFSGLMEGAVAAKTKRDRPEVLDLVKAKFMVDDNFPKHVFFASASDPNGVFNWNISERLKTITKPTQIYAGREDQATTVEVNQFLADHIPNAQIKVIDDVGHFYQLEKPADFNADLRGFLKQVVA from the coding sequence ATGCCCCATATCCAGCGCAACGGCGTGAACGTGTACTATGAGAGCCACGGTCAGGGAACCCCGATCGTGTTTCTGCACCCCTTCTCGACCAACGGCAACATCTGGTACTTCCAGACCTATACCTTTGCCCAGGAGTATCAGTGCGTCACCATTGACCACCGCGGCCACGGCCGCTCGGACAAGCCTGAGCAGGGCTATGCCATGGGCGAAATGGCGGCCGATGTGGCGGCCGTGCTCGACCAGCTCAAGATCGACACAGCCATCCTGGTCGGCAACTCGATCGGGGGCATGATCGCCATGCAGTTCAACCTGGACTTTCCCGACCGGGTCCTGGCCAATGTGATTGTCAGCAGCGGAACAAACATGTCGGCCGGCATGCCGCCCGAAGCCGGCCAAGCCTTTCAGGACGACCTCACCGGCGCCTTCAGCGGCCTGATGGAAGGCGCGGTGGCGGCCAAGACCAAGCGGGACCGGCCCGAGGTACTCGATCTGGTCAAGGCCAAGTTCATGGTGGACGACAATTTTCCCAAGCACGTCTTCTTTGCCTCGGCCAGCGATCCCAACGGGGTCTTTAACTGGAACATCTCGGAGCGGCTCAAGACCATCACCAAGCCGACCCAGATTTACGCCGGCAGAGAGGATCAGGCCACTACAGTCGAGGTCAATCAGTTCCTGGCCGATCATATCCCCAACGCCCAGATCAAGGTGATTGACGACGTGGGGCATTTCTATCAGCTCGAAAAACCGGCCGACTTTAACGCCGACCTGCGCGGTTTTCTGAAGCAGGTCGTGGCCTGA
- a CDS encoding dienelactone hydrolase family protein, producing MEITTERANVTVDTQTMGAYLARPSAPGTYPAVLVFMEIFGVNSHIREVTERVAAEGYVALAPDFFHRTGPGVEYGYDETGITEGIKLLNQLQADEMVADARASLSFLKRKNYVGGDRFGAIGFCVGGHMTYLTACETEVKAAASFYGGGIAGPQGFGGGPSTLSRTGKIGGRIVCLFGEKDAAIPLDQVDAIRAELNTHNIAHEVVVYPGAEHGFFCDQRGSYNQAAADDAWQRVTTLFAAELAG from the coding sequence ATGGAGATTACCACCGAACGCGCAAATGTTACCGTTGATACCCAGACCATGGGCGCCTATCTGGCCCGGCCCAGCGCGCCGGGGACGTATCCTGCGGTTCTGGTGTTTATGGAAATCTTTGGGGTCAACTCACACATTCGTGAGGTCACCGAGCGCGTCGCGGCCGAGGGGTATGTCGCGCTGGCGCCGGATTTTTTCCACCGCACCGGACCTGGCGTGGAGTACGGCTATGACGAGACCGGCATAACCGAGGGTATCAAGCTGCTCAACCAGCTCCAGGCCGACGAAATGGTCGCTGACGCCCGGGCCAGCCTCTCGTTTCTCAAGCGTAAGAACTATGTGGGGGGCGACCGGTTCGGGGCGATTGGCTTTTGTGTCGGCGGCCATATGACCTATCTGACGGCGTGCGAGACGGAAGTCAAAGCTGCGGCCAGCTTTTATGGCGGCGGGATTGCCGGGCCGCAGGGCTTTGGCGGTGGGCCGTCTACCCTGAGTCGGACGGGCAAGATCGGTGGCAGGATCGTGTGTCTGTTTGGCGAAAAGGACGCGGCCATTCCACTGGATCAGGTGGACGCCATTCGAGCCGAACTGAACACGCACAACATCGCCCATGAGGTCGTGGTCTATCCAGGCGCCGAGCACGGCTTTTTCTGCGACCAGCGTGGATCGTACAACCAGGCTGCGGCCGACGACGCCTGGCAGCGGGTCACGACCCTGTTTGCGGCCGAGCTGGCCGGCTGA